The following is a genomic window from bacterium.
TAAAGCTGGTTATTACACACTCGGCAAAAGATGAAGGCAAAGAGTACTACAACCGGATAATCAGCTATGCAGAATTAATGGATGTACCAATAGTTATCAACCCGAGTATATTTGCAGATAAAAGAGCAACCGGTGAAAACGGAGAAAAAATCTACAGTATATGGGATATTTACCCTCATGCGGATTTTGTTACGTATCCCTCAAGTTATGAAGGTTTTGGGAATGCATTTCTTGAAGCTATATTTTTTAAAAAACCCCTTCTTGTTAACAGATATTCAATATATCAGCAGGATATTGAACCAATAGGATTTGAAATAGTTGCAATGAATAACTATGTTAATGATAAAGTTATTAACCAGATTAAAGACCTTTTAAACAATCCTAAAAAAACTGAAGAGATGGTGGAAAAAAACTTCCATCTCGCTGCAAGATTTTTTTCATATGAAGTTTTGGAACAGAGACTGAAGACAATACTAATCAATTTCGGACAGATTTAATCGGAGATATTTTGAATAAAAATAATGATTCGGATTCTGTTTTTACTCCAAAAAAATTTGTTAATCAATTCTTGTCATCAAAGAAAATTTCCATGGAGAAAACAGGAATCTCTTCAATTGTGGTTTTATCATGGGCTGCAGGCCCAATACACTGGTTTGCACAAAAAACAAATGCTCAAAGAATTCACGACTGGATTTTCTCATCAACTTATCCTGTTTATAAAGCAAAAATAAATAATACGGACGTAACCTTTATTCAGGTTGGGATCGGAGCGCCTGCAACTGTTTCCAGCATGGAAGAGATGATTGCATGCGGTGCCAAAACATTTATAGGAATGGGCTGGGCAGGAAGCCTGCGAAAGGATATCCCCATAGGAACTGCGCTTCTTCCTGTTGAATCAGTTGTTGAAGAAGGAACATCCCCTCACTATATAAAAGACAGTTCGCTGATTAGACCGGATAAGGACCTCGCCATAATTATTAAAAAGTCCGCCTCAAAACTAGACCTGGAAGTTATTCCAAGTATACAGTGGACAACAGATGCCCCTTACCGTGAATTAAAATCAAAAATTAAGATGTATAGTGAAAAAGGTGTTTCCGGAGTAGACATGGAAACCTCTGCAATGTATGCTCTTGGGATTTTCAGGCATGTTTCCGTATGCAACCTTCTTGTTGTAAGTGATGAACTGTGGGGAGAATGGAGGCCGGGATTTTTTTCACATGGGTTAAAAGAGGTGTTTACAAAAACTCAGGAAGCTGTACTGACAGCTCTGCAGGATTTAACATCTTCATGATTACATACTGCAGAAATGAGTGCACTTATGGAAAAAAGAGTATGAGCAGGCCATTTTTTCAAAGGAATAATTAATTAAAATAACACAAGACGCAACTGCCGGCTGAATAGAACCCCTTCCTGTCCGCGAATCATTATACAGTTTATTCAGCCGGATGCATTCTCTGCCTTTTCTTTCATTATATTGTCCGTATTCAAGCGATTCCGCAAGATTAATTTTATCGGTTACCATGGTTTTATAAATCATGATGAAAACAGTTGGAGGTTGTAAAAATCCTGAATTTTGTATAATCACTTTACTTATCACAATATTCTATGCTTTCAATCTTTACTATTTGTAAACAGCAGCATTGCAGAATTTAATAAAAATGCAACATTTTTTGATTTAATTATTCAATAACAACCCTATGTTTAATAATATCTTCTGGCACAATTTTAGCACGTAAATAAATTTGTTAATTAAAAATCATTAAAAACTGCTGCTTATAACAGACACAGAGAATAGTTGTTCAGCTTTAAAACAGGAAAGCAATGAGAGTAGACATAATTAACAAAAGCAATATGAAATCCTGGAACGAGTACGTAAAAAACTCGCCATACGGTACAATTTTTCATACAAACGGCTGGAGGGCTCTTTTAGAAAAATACAAAAATTATGAACCTGTGTATCTTGCTGCTGTGAAAGGAAACTGCATTAAAGGAGTTCTTCCTCTTTTTTATGTACATCATCATTTCTTCGGGAGCAAACTGGTATCTGTACCTTATGCAGTGATTGGCGGTATCTGTGCAGACAATCAAAATGCCAGAAACATTCTTTTTGAAAAAGCCATTGAATTGACAGACACACTTAACGCTGATTACCTTGAACTGAGACAGGAAGTGCCTGTTGATGCAGACTTGAAAATTGACACAAACTACTATACTTTTAAACTGGAGCTTGACTCAAATCCTGACAACATCTGGAGAAATATAAGAAAATCAATGAGGAAATCCGTTAAGAAAGCAATTAATACAGGACTTCAGGTAGAGCTTGAATACAACAACTTTCATGAGTTTATCAACTTTTATTTAAAGGATGTAAAACACTTCGGTACACCGGATCAAGGCAGAGAATGGATAAAAGGAATAATAAATTCTTTTCCTGAAAACCATTCTGTTGCAAGGGTCCACTTTCAAGGGCAGACAGTAGCAATGTTTCTCGTAAGGCATTACAAGGGAACAGTATCAGAAGTAATCGGAAATGATCTTCCCGAATTCCGCCACATGAACCCCAATCAGCTTCTTGAATGGAAATTGATTGAAAATGCAGCAATAAACGGATATAAACATTATAACTTCGGCCGAACTATAAAAGACAGCGGCTCATATTTCTTTAAACTGGGATGGGGTGCTGAACCTGTGCAGCTATATTATCAATACTATCTAAAAAATGCAAAATCAATTCCGAATACAAGCCATATCAACCCTAAAAGACAACTCTTTTCCAGGCTGTGGCGGCATTTGCCAATTATAATAACAGATACCCTGGGCCCGGCTATAAGGAGACGTTTTCCATAAATTTATTCCGTATATCCGATTCCTGTGGACGAAAAACCTTCTTTTGAATCATAAAAAAACACTTCTGCACCAAAAAAGATTTCCTTCCCCTGTTCATCTGTTTTCGGCAGCCATCCCCCTGTATTATAAATACCAAATTTTTTGCCTGACGGAAGCTCCGGCAAATTAATTTCCGGAGCATAAACCGAACCCCATGGAATAGGCTGGTGAGTATGCCCGAATATCATACCTACAGGATCAGGTATTTCTATATTATCATTATTTTTCAACTCTTCTATCTCATATAAAGTTGAACGATAAAAATCAAGAAACCTCTGCCTTACAACAGGATTTGTTAAAAATTCAATATTATATCTTGCAGGGCTAACCTTTTCAAGGCTGTTAACTATTTTTTTCATAATAATATTAAACAGCATCCTGTTTGTGCTTTTATGTAAACCCTTCCATGCACTGTTCATCTCTTTTTTCAGCTCTGCAGCGTACTTATTAACACTTCCGTAT
Proteins encoded in this region:
- a CDS encoding FemAB family PEP-CTERM system-associated protein — its product is MRVDIINKSNMKSWNEYVKNSPYGTIFHTNGWRALLEKYKNYEPVYLAAVKGNCIKGVLPLFYVHHHFFGSKLVSVPYAVIGGICADNQNARNILFEKAIELTDTLNADYLELRQEVPVDADLKIDTNYYTFKLELDSNPDNIWRNIRKSMRKSVKKAINTGLQVELEYNNFHEFINFYLKDVKHFGTPDQGREWIKGIINSFPENHSVARVHFQGQTVAMFLVRHYKGTVSEVIGNDLPEFRHMNPNQLLEWKLIENAAINGYKHYNFGRTIKDSGSYFFKLGWGAEPVQLYYQYYLKNAKSIPNTSHINPKRQLFSRLWRHLPIIITDTLGPAIRRRFP
- a CDS encoding nucleoside phosphorylase, producing MNKNNDSDSVFTPKKFVNQFLSSKKISMEKTGISSIVVLSWAAGPIHWFAQKTNAQRIHDWIFSSTYPVYKAKINNTDVTFIQVGIGAPATVSSMEEMIACGAKTFIGMGWAGSLRKDIPIGTALLPVESVVEEGTSPHYIKDSSLIRPDKDLAIIIKKSASKLDLEVIPSIQWTTDAPYRELKSKIKMYSEKGVSGVDMETSAMYALGIFRHVSVCNLLVVSDELWGEWRPGFFSHGLKEVFTKTQEAVLTALQDLTSS
- a CDS encoding glycosyltransferase family 4 protein; translated protein: DFYWERERFMVNCVNDYINMAFPPSLNSLSHVVINTEARKMLGYRRGIASTVIPNVFNYDREPPGIDEYNKDIRRDLGLAPDDIIFLQPTRIVQRKGIESAIEVIHRLQNPKIKLVITHSAKDEGKEYYNRIISYAELMDVPIVINPSIFADKRATGENGEKIYSIWDIYPHADFVTYPSSYEGFGNAFLEAIFFKKPLLVNRYSIYQQDIEPIGFEIVAMNNYVNDKVINQIKDLLNNPKKTEEMVEKNFHLAARFFSYEVLEQRLKTILINFGQI